From the Candida dubliniensis CD36 chromosome 2, complete sequence genome, the window gtgcattttttttttggacttaatgatgatttgtGGTGTTAAAGAgttacaaaaagaaatttggAATCGGTGGGGGGTAATGTTACCAACATCATCAGCTATTTTATCCATCTTGATTATATGTTACTTATTAGACtgcaaaacaaatttttttaaaaaaaatgactATTAGAGTCTTCGGTAGGTGGCCAAAAAGCAATGTCTAGTCCGTTCCATTGAGACAATCACAGATAACACACTTTAAACAGCGATTAGCATATGTGAATATTTTGACATAACCCCTTTCTTatgttttttcttggtttttcatttgattaGGTGCTCAAAATCCCATAAGCTATGTTGCATGTGCTAGTTGTTCTGTCAAGTTACAATAAGCTTTCTCATGAAAGCAGTATTGTATTGGATAAATAAAACGATAGAAATGGGTATCAGCAAGAGCGGAACTCTATGAATGTTGTGTAACAAATACGAGAATTGTAATTTCCAATATTGGATAAGATCTACAGTTACTTCTACTATCAAAAATAGATGCAATATTTATTTCAGATAACTtgttcttttcttttagcAACTAaaaccatcatcatctttttcaaacctcaatttttttcaaatcttttgCAACTTCGAATTTGGCCCCGGTTTTGGAAGCAACTTCTTCAACGGTTGTTTCGggatcaatttcaataagaATCAACTTTCCATCAACGATATCAAATACAGCTAAGTCAGTGATGATCCTAGAAACACATCTTTTACCAGTCAATGGGAATTGACACTCCTCGAGAATTTTGGGTCTACCTTTCTTGTCTACATGATCCATGACTACAACTACCCTCGTGGCAGATGGATTGCTAACAAGATCCATTGCACCACCCATACCTTTTACCCGTCCGGGTAATCCCCAGTTAGCTAAATCGCCTTTGGATGAAACTTGCAAACCACCTAATATTGTCAAATCAATCTTTCCACCTCTAATCATTGCAAAAGATTCCTCAGACCCAAACAATGAAGCACCACGTGCTAATGTGACTGTTTCTTTACCAGCATTGATTAAATCTGGATCTTCTTCACCTTTCTTGGGATACGAACCTAATCCTAATATACCATTTTCGGACTGTAAAGTAACATGAATGTTGTCGGGCAAGTAGTTTGGTGCCAACGTGGGCATACCTATTCCTAAATTGGCAAACAATCCATCCTCAAATTCTTGGGCTGCTCTTTTCACTATTTTTGCTCGTTTCAATTCCACTTCCAGTTTTTGCTTATTGTCATTATCAGTTTTTTCGTCTGAAAAGgtaaataattcaatgtCCTTTGGTGTAGTCGATTGGATGATTTTGTCAACATAAATGGCTGGCAAATGGACATCCTCAGGAGCAATTTCACCTGGCTCAACAATGTGCTCAGCTTCGACGACCGTCAATCTTGCATTTCTGCCCATAACCGAGTTAAAGTTTCTTGCAGCTCCTCGAAACCAACAATTTCCCATTGTGTCAGCCTTGAATGCTTTAATGATAGCAACGTCTCCTTGAATAGCAGGTTCAAGTAAATACTTTCTTCCATTGAATTCACGAGCTTCACGAGGATCACTAGTTTTCAACACTTTTTCACCCGTGCTGTCGTACCTCACTGGTAATTTCCCTTCTTCTAACCAGGTGCCCACCCCAGCAGATGAATAAAAAGCAGGAATGCCTGCTGCACCAGCACGAACACGCTCTGCTAAATTACCTTGTGGGGTTAACTCTAGATCAATTTGACCAGTAAGATATAGCTTTTCGAATGTTCTATTCCCGCCAATATAACTAGAGATCATTTTGGTAATTTGTCCCGTCACTAATAGTTGGGATAACCCTCTGCCATCCAAGCCAGCATTATTAGAAACAGCAGTTACATTCTTTATTGCTGGGTGGTTTACCATTGCATTTATAATTGTATCTGGAACACCGCTAAGACCAAATCCTCCCGATAACAAAGTGATATTGGATCCAATCCCTTGAAGGGCTTCATCGGTTGTGGTTACaacttttgattttggtcGGGAAGTAGAAACAAATCTAACAAGGAATGTGCTTTTCTTGGCtaacaatttcatcacGATCTAGCTTGTCAAAGTAACAAATAATGGTTTGCACACCAGAATATTGTTCTCATGTTGTAAAATGAAGACGATCATTCTTGTATTTATATAGCCTGGCCTAAATTTGGGGTAAGATATAGTTTCATAATGGTTCGGAAAACTCACGCATACTTCCGTTGGAGTCTGGAAATATCATTAGTTTTCATCggaaatacaaaaaaaaacttgacATGTTCGTGTGCGCACAACGGGGTAGTGGCTAGCTTTTGCTCTAGGAGTagataaaataaatatatgaCCAAAATTAGccaatattgaattaataattgtagATATCGAGATAAAAGAAGTAAAGATGATGGAATGACTAATTCATAATATACTTTGTGTTTTACTAAGTTCTCCCAAATTCTTACTTCGGTAAATCATGGTTAAGTGTGAATTGTTTAGATTACTGTAGCGGTATGTATAGCCTTCATGTTAATAGTCTACAAAAAAATGActaaattgatatttgcAAAGACTCTAGCTTCTACAGTCACGGAAGAGTTTCTTGATAATGGAGTTCCTAgattgtttatatt encodes:
- a CDS encoding succinyl-coa:alpha-ketoacid-coa transferase, putative (Similar to Mus musculus Oxct1) encodes the protein MKLLAKKSTFLVRFVSTSRPKSKVVTTTDEALQGIGSNITLLSGGFGLSGVPDTIINAMVNHPAIKNVTAVSNNAGLDGRGLSQLLVTGQITKMISSYIGGNRTFEKLYLTGQIDLELTPQGNLAERVRAGAAGIPAFYSSAGVGTWLEEGKLPVRYDSTGEKVLKTSDPREAREFNGRKYLLEPAIQGDVAIIKAFKADTMGNCWFRGAARNFNSVMGRNARLTVVEAEHIVEPGEIAPEDVHLPAIYVDKIIQSTTPKDIELFTFSDEKTDNDNKQKSEVELKRAKIVKRAAQEFEDGLFANLGIGMPTLAPNYLPDNIHVTLQSENGILGLGSYPKKGEEDPDLINAGKETVTLARGASLFGSEESFAMIRGGKIDLTILGGLQVSSKGDLANWGLPGRVKGMGGAMDLVSNPSATRVVVVMDHVDKKGRPKILEECQFPLTGKRCVSRIITDLAVFDIVDGKLILIEIDPETTVEEVASKTGAKFEVAKDLKKIEV